From Loxodonta africana isolate mLoxAfr1 chromosome 2, mLoxAfr1.hap2, whole genome shotgun sequence, the proteins below share one genomic window:
- the TAS2R1 gene encoding taste receptor type 2 member 1 — protein MLYSHLIHLLFSVIQLLSGILANCIILVGSSRDLIRRRTWTSLDALLSCLGISRICMQLTFFYLTLVFLSLIEGPVLSEAFSVSVFINESGLWFATWLGVFYCAKIANISHPLFFWLKMKISKLVPWLILASLLYAAIISVFHSKYTQPILKKIWLQHFSKNATAHSKEDSAFLYSVFAIELFLPLLIFLASVLLLVFSLVKHTRQMRRTVVGTRDLCGSSHLSPMLSILSFLVLYLSHYVAGILIIFSIVQAEGVFFLFCVFVAGTYPSAHSIILILGNHKLKQSTKMFLLHSRCYL, from the coding sequence atgctatATTCTCACCTTATCCACCTTCTCTTTTCAGTGATACAGTTACTTAGTGGCATTTTAGCCAATTGCATCATTTTGGTTGGGAGCAGCAGGGACTTGATCAGGAGGAGAACATGGACCTCCTTGGATGCGCTGCTGTCCTGCCTTGGAATCTCTCGGATTTGTATGCAGCTCACATTCTTCTACCTGACTCTGGTTTTTCTCTCCTTGATAGAAGGCCCTGTGTTAAGCGAAGCTTTTTCAGTCTCCGTATTTATAAATGAGTCGGGACTCTGGTTTGCCACATGGCTGGGTGTTTTCTACTGTGCCAAGATTGCCAATATATCTCACCCACTCTTCTTCTGGCTGAAGATGAAGATTTCCAAGCTGGTACCCTGGCTGATCCTGGCATCCCTGCTCTATGCAGCTATCATTTCTGTTTTCCACAGCAAATACACACAGCcgattttaaaaaaaatatggctGCAGCATTTCTCAAAAAATGCCACAGCCCACAGCAAAGAAGACTCTGCTTTTCTGTACTCCGTTTTTGCCATTGAACTCTTCCTGCCATTGCTTATCTTCCTTGCTTCTGTTCTGCTCTTGGTTTTCTCACTGGTGAAACATACCAGGCAGATGAGACGCACAGTGGTGGGCACCAGAGACCTGTGCGGGAGCTCCCACCTCAGCCCCATGCTGTCCATcctgtccttccttgtcctctaCCTCTCTCACTACGTGGCCGGCATCCTGATCATTTTCTCAATCGTCCAGGCTGAGGGTGTCTTCTTCTTGTTCTGTGTCTTTGTGGCTGGGACATACCCCTCGGCACACTCCATCATCTTAATTTTGGGAAACCATAAACTGAAGCAAAGCACAAAGATGTTCCTCCTTCACAGTAGGTGCTATCTCTGA